A DNA window from Brassica napus cultivar Da-Ae chromosome A4, Da-Ae, whole genome shotgun sequence contains the following coding sequences:
- the LOC106380143 gene encoding serine/threonine-protein kinase ZRK1-like gives MEFWRRKKKARKCFLKNGSMFLQQLIADCNGMSNPIRMFSSDQMSKATNHFVPMSSLPNSYWFALYKGVIEGRSYVIKRFSEYVVRAEEANVYSDIALSARVSNHSGFLKLIGCCLELPRPIMVFEDLEYRAVNERGSLGSEEGPLLPWNVRLKIAKEIATAITYLHSAFPRIIIHRDICAKNVFLDKNGTAKLTDLTVAVTLPEGKSWIEDRVTGIIGYIDPIYARTGIVTEYSDVYSFGIFMLVLLMGRQPLFVASSGVLCNILEHVKDLQERGEPVEFGGDSNDMRPCQMKMFLDLALRCCEKRTENRPKMISVAKEIKLIEKRIT, from the coding sequence ATGGAATTctggagaaggaagaagaaggcgaGAAAATGTTTCCTCAAAAATGGAAGTATGTTTCTTCAGCAACTCATAGCCGACTGTAATGGCATGTCAAACCCTATAAGAATGTTCTCTTCCGATCAAATGTCCAAGGCCACGAATCATTTCGTTCCCATGTCTTCTCTCCCTAATTCATATTGGTTCGCCTTGTACAAGGGCGTCATCGAAGGCAGATCTTACGTGATCAAGAGATTTTCAGAGTATGTGGTCCGTGCAGAAGAAGCGAACGTTTACAGCGACATAGCCTTGTCTGCTCGGGTAAGTAATCACAGTGGTTTCCTCAAACTCATTGGTTGCTGTCTCGAACTTCCTCGTCCGATAATGGTATTTGAAGACCTAGAATATAGAGCCGTGAATGAGCGAGGAAGTCTTGGTTCGGAGGAGGGGCCGTTACTGCCTTGGAATGTACGATTGAAGATAGCGAAGGAGATTGCGACTGCTATAACTTATCTTCACTCTGCCTTCCCTAGAATCATTATACACAGAGATATATGTGCAAAAAATGTTTTCTTGGATAAGAATGGGACTGCTAAGCTCACTGATTTAACGGTTGCCGTAACACTTCCTGAGGGTAAATCGTGGATTGAAGATAGGGTGACTGGAATTATCGGATACATAGATCCTATTTATGCCAGGACGGGCATAGTGACAGAATATTCAGATGTGTATAGTTTTGGAATCTTTATGTTGGTTCTTCTTATGGGAAGACAACCACTTTTTGTTGCATCAAGTGGTGTTCTTTGTAATATTCTTGAACATGTTAAGGATCTGCAGGAGAGAGGAGAACCTGTTGAGTTCGGGGGAGATTCCAACGACATGAGGCCTTGTCAGATGAAAATGTTTCTTGACCTGGCATTGAGATGCTGCGAGAAGAGGACTGAAAACAGGCCAAAAATGATCTCGGTGGCAAAAGAGATTAAACTTATAGAAAAAAGGATCACTTAA
- the LOC106380144 gene encoding serine/threonine-protein kinase ZRK7, protein MLCLFKRKKKNKEEKIHFQKNGGLLLEELIASSGGIYNPIRTFSSHQILQATNNFDWNSIISEDRFVWYRGMIQNRPVLIKKYQDCSLFDADNFYRDIAVSSLMSSHKNVLKILGCCLEFQHPVLVCEYPQNGALNCIKRARDGATRPFPWNARLRIDKEIAEAVTYLHTEFPRTIIHRDLKLANIFLDENLTAKLSSFSLSVLIPEGESSVKDMVCRTSSYIEPKYLNTGLVTENVDIYSLGIIMLILLTGKSEYTSEVAVYLPLLPVYVAKLLDKGLLTELIDPSLLESGEISEDVRMQMEAFIELAFRCVRFRPGKNELHMIDVAKELKKIEKHA, encoded by the coding sequence ATGTTGTGTTTGtttaagaggaagaagaaaaataaagaagagaagatTCATTTCCAAAAGAATGGGGGCTTGTTGTTGGAGGAACTCATTGCATCTTCGGGAGGTATATACAATCCCATCCGTACATTTTCTTCCCACCAAATCCTTCAAGCCACAAACAACTTCGACTGGAACTCTATAATCTCCGAAGACAGGTTCGTATGGTACAGAGGAATGATCCAAAACAGACCCGTGCTGATCAAGAAATACCAAGACTGTTCCCTTTTCGACGCTGACAACTTCTACCGTGACATCGCTGTCTCATCTTTGATGAGTAGCCATAAGAACGTTCTCAAGATCTTGGGATGCTGTCTAGAGTTTCAACATCCCGTTCTCGTGTGTGAATACCCGCAAAATGGAGCTTTAAACTGCATAAAACGTGCAAGGGATGGAGCCACAAGACCGTTTCCTTGGAACGCAAGGTTGAGGATCGATAAGGAGATTGCAGAAGCTGTGACCTATCTTCATACCGAGTTCCCAAGAACTATAATCCATAGAGATTTAAAGCTTGCAAATATCTTCTTGGACGAGAATTTGACTGCTAAGCTCTCTTCTTTCAGTCTCAGTGTACTGATTCCAGAAGGGGAATCAAGCGTAAAGGACATGGTTTGCAGGACATCAAGCTATATCGAGCCGAAGTATCTCAATACAGGTTTGGTTACAGAGAATGTAGATATCTATAGCCTTGGGATCATTATGCTAATCCTTTTGACAGGGAAGTCTGAATATACTTCGGAAGTTGCTGTGTATCTTCCTCTATTGCCTGTCTATGTTGCCAAGTTGCTGGATAAAGGTCTGTTGACTGAACTGATAGACCCTTCGCTGTTGGAAAGCGGCGAGATCTCTGAGGATGTAAGAATGCAAATGGAAGCTTTTATTGAGCTTGCTTTTAGATGTGTAAGATTTAGACCAGGAAAAAACGAGCTTCACATGATAGACGTTGCAAAAGAACTCAAGAAGATAGAGAAGCATGCCTGA
- the LOC111214969 gene encoding arabinogalactan protein 23, producing the protein MEMKKIACGVLFAAASMTAVMAIEEAGAPAPGPASAASVALPALGSLVGASLVSLFSYYMH; encoded by the coding sequence atggagatgaagaagatcgCTTGCGGTGTGCTTTTCGCTGCTGCCTCTATGACCGCTGTCATGGCTATTGAGGAAGCCGGAGCTCCTGCACCAGGACCCGCTTCTGCCGCCTCGGTTGCCCTCCCGGCTCTTGGCTCTTTGGTTGGGGCTTCCCTTGTGTCCCTCTTCAGCTACTACATGCATTAA